GGCTGCGTGGTGACGGTGGTGCCGGCGACGGCCTCGGTCGAGGACGTGATGCGCCACCAGCCCGACGGCATCTTCCTGTCCAACGGGCCCGGCGACCCGGCCGCCACCGGCGCCTATGCGGTCCCGGTGGTGCAGGCGCTGATGCAGACCGGCAAGCCGATGTTCGGCATCTGCCTGGGCCACCAGATCATGGCGCTGGCGGCGGGGGCGACCACCGCCAAGATGGCGATCGGCCACCGCGGCGCCAATCACCCGGTCAAGGACCTGGGCACCGGTATCGTCGAGATCACCAGCCAGAACCACGGCTTCGTGGTCGACGCCGCCACGCTGCCGGCCGGCGCCGAGGCCACCCACCGCTCGCTGTTCGACGGCTCGCTGGAGGGCTTCCGGCTGAAGGACCGGCCGGTATTCGCGGTGCAGTACCATCCCGAGGCCAGCCCCGGCCCGCACGACAGCCACTATCTGTTCAAGCGCTTCGTCGAGCTGATCGACGGCTGAGCGGCGCCGGCGGGCGCCGCGCTGCCTTGAATTCGGCACGATCGGCGGCGAAGCTGCGCCCCATGTCAGCCTTTCCGACAGTCCCGCCGCGCGCCGCGCTTGCGCTTGTGCTTGCGCTGCCCGCCGCCTGCCAGACCGGGCCGGCCGAGCCGGCAATCTGGACCACGGCCGACCTTGCCCGTGCGATCGAGACCAACCTGGCCGGCGTCGGCCGGGCCGTGGCCGGGCCGTGGGCGCCGGCCGGCATGGACTGCACTGCCGCCGCCGTCGACATGAGCCTGGGCGCCGACCGGCCGGCCTTCGTGCCCGACGTCGCCGCGCTGGCGACCCTGGTGCCGGGCGCGGCGCTGACCTATGTCGGCGCCGGCCCCGGCGAACAGCGCTATCGCCTCGGCCCGCCGGCAGGCGACGATGTCATCCTGCGCGAGCTCGACGACGACGCGATCGTCTGGCGCCGATCGAACGGCGACGAGATGCGGCTGTCGCCCGACGCGCTGTCGTTCAGCAGCGGTCAGCTGACGCTGCTGATCGACGAGGACGACGTGCGGATCGAAGTCGGCGGCGCGCTGATGGTCGCGCTGGAGCGCTGCTGAGCCGGCGCTACTTCTCCTCGCTCTCGATCACCCAGGGCTCGTCGCGCGCGGCGTCGGCCCATTCCTTCATCGCCGGCAGGGCGCGGATGCGCTGGGCATAGCCGGCGCAGCTTTCCGGCAGGTCGACTCCGTAGCTGTGGAACCGCCAGACCACCGGCGCGTACATGGCGTCGGCCGCGCCGAAGGCGCCGAACAGGAAGCCGGGATCGTCCGGGTCGTCGTCGGCATGGTACCTGTTGCAGCAGTCGCGCCAGATCGAACAGATGCGCGCGATGTCGGCGCGCACCGGCTCGCCGATCGGGAAGGCGCCGGGCTTGCGGCGGATGTTCATCGGCATGATGCTGCGCAGCGCGGCGAAGCCCGAATGCATCTCCGCGCTGATCGAGCGGGCGTGGGCGCGGGCGGCGCGGTCGGCCGGCCACAGCCCGGCCTCCGGGAACAGCTCGGCCAGATACTCGCAGATCGCCAGCGAATCCCAGATCGCCCGGCCCTCGTGCAGCAGGCACGGCACCCTGCCCGACGGCGAGTGGCGCAGGATCTCGAGATGGGTGTCCGGCTCGTCGAGCGGGACCAGGATCTCCTCGAAGTCCGCGCCGGTCTGGCGCAGCGCCAGCCAGGCGCGCAGCGACCACGACGAGTAGTTCTTGTTGCCGATGACCAGCTGGAAATCGCTCATTCCCGCCCTCCGGTGCGGCCTTCCCTGTGCGCCTGCGCGCTCGTTGACGCCCGTTCCGACCCGTCTCGACGGGCGCGGCAGGCTGTTGCGGCGGCGTGGCGAACGTGCATCTTACCGGTTAACGCGCGCACCGACGACGGGAGAGTTTTCTTGACACGCAGAACGCCGCTGGGACTGGCGGATTCCGAAGACACCGCGCCGGCGACGCCGTTGCACGTGGTGGCCGCCGACGGGCTGGAGGCGTGGGCGGCGGCCCGGCCGCAGGCGGTGCGCGACTGGATCGCGCGCATCGCCTTCGCCGCCCGGCCGGGCGACGTGGCGGTGGTGCCCGACGGCGCCGACGGCGCGCTGGCGCTGGTCGGCGACCCCGCCGGAGCCGAGGGCGACCGGCCGCTGCGCGCGTTCGGCGCCGCGCCGGCCGGCCTGCCCGCCGGCCGCTACCGGCTGGACCACGCGGTCGAGCCGGGGCTGGCGGACCGCCTGGCGCTGGGCTGGGCGCTGGGCGCCTACGGCTTCGACCGCTATACCGCGCGCAAGCGCGCGCCGGCGGAGCTGGTCTGGCCCGCGACTGCCGACCGCGCCGCGGTGACCAGTGCCGCGCTGGCCACCGATCTGGCCCGTGACCTGATCAACACGCCGGCCGAGGACATGGGGCCGAGCGAGCTGGCCGCCGCCGCCGAGGCGCTGGCCGACGACACCGATGCCGCCATCCGCGTCATCGTCGGTGACGACCTGCTGTCGGCCGGCTTCCCGCTGATCCATGCGGTCGGCCGCGCCTGCGACGATGCGCCCCGGCTGATCGATCTGCGCTGGGGCGACGAGGCGGCGCCGAAGGTGACCCTGGTCGGCAAGGGCGTGTGCTTCGACAGCGGCGGGCTGGACCTGAAGCCGTCGTCGGCGATGCTGACCATGAAGAAGGACATGGGCGGCGCCGCCAACGTGCTGGCGCTGGCCCGGATGGTGATCGACGCCGCCCTGCCGGTGCGCCTGCGCGTGCTGATCCCGGCGGTGGAGAACAGCGTCTCCGGCAACGCCTTCCGCCCGCTCGACATCGTGCGCAGCCGTGCCGGCATCACCGTCGAGGTCGGCAACACCGACGCCGAGGGCCGCCTGGTGCTGTGCGACGCCATCGCGCTGGCCTGCGAGGAGGGGCCGCAGCTGATCGTCGACATGGCGACCCTGACCGGCGCCGCGCGAGTGGCGCTGGGCACCGAGCTGCCGGCGCTGTTCTGCAACGACGACGGCTGGGCCGCCGCCTTCGTCCAGCAGGCCGCCGCCGTCCACGACCCGCTGTGGCGCATGCCGCTCTACGCGCCCTACCGCAAGCTGCTCGACACCAAGATCGCCGACACCAGCAATATCAGCGACGGCCCCTATGGCGGCGCCATCACCGCCGCGCTGTTCCTGGAGAAGTTCGTCACGCCGGGCGTGGCCTGGGCGCATATCGACCTGATGGCCTGGAACCCGTCGGACCAGCCCGGCCGGCCGAAGGGCGGCGAGGCCCAGGGCCCGCGCGCCCTGTTCGCCGCGCTGCAGGCCCGGTACCGCCCCGCGTGACGCCCCGGCCCGGTAGCCCGGATGGAGCAAGGCGCAATCCGGGGTGGACCGCGCCGGCGTCAGCGCCGGTCCCGGATTTCGCTGCGCTGCATCCGGGCTACGGTTTCCGTAATCTCGTCGAGGGTGGCGGACAGCAGCGCCAGGTCTTCCGCGCGCGACAGCCGGTGATCGCCGTCCTTGACCAGGGTGATGCGCACGTCGTCGCCGGCCAGCGCCTCGGCGGTGCGCAGCGCGGTCTGCCACGGCACGTCGGGGTCGCGCTGGCCGTGCAGCAGCCGCACCGGCCCGCGGAACGGGATGGCGTCGCGCAGCACCAGGTTGGCGCGGCCGTCCTCGACCAGGCCGAGGGTGTAGACGTCGGGCGCGTCGCTGTAGGCCGACGGCGCCTCGATGCGGCCGTCGCGGACCATCGCCGCGCGCTGGTCTTCGCGCATCGCCGCCCACAGCAGGTCCTCGGTGAAATCGGGCGCGGCGGCCAGCCCGACCAGCCCGGCCACCCGCTGCGGCCGCGCCTTTGCCGCCAGCAGCATGATCCAGCCGCCCATGCTGGAGCCGACCAGCACCAGCGGTCCGGCGGTGACCGCATCGATCACCGCCAGCGCGTCTGCGGTCCAGGCGCCGATGCTGCCGTTAGCGAAAGCGCCGCCGGAGGTGCCGTGGCCGGAATAGTCCAGCCGGGTGCAGCCGACGCCGTGGGCGGCGCACCAGGCCGCGATGTGCTCGCCCTTCTGCCCGGTCATGTCGGAACGGAAACCGTGCAGGCTGACCACGCCGGGCCGCGCCGGGTCGCCGGGCCGGTGGCGGTAGGCCAGCCGCACCCCGTCGGCGCGGGCGAGGAACTGCAGTGCGTCGTCGGGCAATGAGCTCTCCTTCCGTGCCTGTCCCGCATGCGCCGTCGCCCGCCGCCGCCGGGCGGTCGCGAGGCATCGCCGATGACCGACGCGGCTGACGGCGCGCCCGCCCTGGGCGCCAGCATGAAGTGGCGCGGGCCTGCGCTCAAGCCCGGGGTGCCGACCGTGCTGCAGGTGCTGCCCAGCCTGGTCACCGGCGGGGTCGAGCGCGGCGCCTGCGACATCGCCCGCGCCATCGCCGATGCCGGGCTCAACGCCGTGGTGATGTCGGCCGGCGGGCCGATGGCCGACGCGCTGGTCGCCGACGGGCTCGTGCATGTCGACGCGCCGGTGCAGTCGAAGAACCCGCTGGTCATCCGCCGCAACGCCGGCCGCATCGCCCGGGTGGCGCAGGCCACCGGCGCGGCGCTGATCCATGCCCGCAGCCGGGCGCCGGCATGGTCGGCGCTGTGGGCGGCGCGCCGGCTGGGGCTGCCCTTCGTCACCACCTTCCACGGCACCTACAACTTCGGTCCCGGCCTCGGCGGCCGGCTCAAGCGCCGCTACAACGGCGTGATGGCGCGCGGCGACCGGGTGATCGCGATCTCGCGCTTCATCGCCGCGCACATCGCCGCCCACTATGCCGACATCTGCCCGCCGGCGCGGGTGCGCACCATCCCGCGCGGCATCGACCTGGCGGTGTTCGACCCGGCCGACAACGGCCCGAAATACGTGCTGGCGCTGCGCATGAGCTGGGGGCTGGACGGCCGCATCGGCTGGCCGCCGATCGTGATGCTGCCCGGCCGGCTGGCGCGGTGGAAGGGGCACGACGTGCTGATCCGCGCGATGGCGCAACTGGCCGACAAGGATGCGCTGTGCCTGATGGTTGGCGGCGGCAACGACGCCTATCGGGCGGAGATGGAGGCGCTGGCCGCCAGCCTCGGCATCGGCGACCGCGTGCGCTTCGTCGGCGACACCCGGGCGATGCCGGCAGCCTACGAGACGGCCGACGTGGTGGTTTCCGCCTCCACCGACCCCGGGGCGTTCGGCCGGTCTCGGTCGAGGCGCAGGCGATGCAGCGGCCGGTGATCGCACAGCGCGCACGGTGGAGACGGTCGTCGACCTCGCCCGCGATCCGGCCGGCGGCACCGGTTGGCTGGTGCCGCCCGGGGACCGGCGGCGCTGGCCGCGGCCCTCGACACGCCTCGCCCTCGGCCCCGAGGCCCGCTTCGCCATCGGCCGGCGCGGTCGCGCCAACGCCGAGGCCCACTTCGCAAGCCCCGCGATGTGCGCCGCCACCCTCCAGGTCTAGCCGAGCTGGTGCCCGCCATCGCCGCAAGGCTGTAGCGGGCGGGCAGCCGGCGGGAACTCCGCCTTCTCCCTCCCCCGTGACCGGGGGAGGAGGCGGGCGGCCTGCCAGCCAACTCCCTGTTCCGCACGTCAGCGCCGGCCCACGGCCCGGCGATTTCGCGCCGGGCGCGCACCGGCGGCACGCCCGTCGGCCGGCGTAGCGCCGGGTCGGGCGCGACCCGGCGGTCAGTCGAGCGGGATGGTGATGCTCAGCGTCGGCACCCGCGGCGGCGCGACGAACACCGGCAGCTGCGGCACGAAGGCCGCGCCGCCGCGGCAGTCGACCTCCTCGCGATAGGCGCCGTTCGGCCGCCATTCGGCTCCACCCGGCACGGGCCGGCGCCGGGCACCGTCGCGATCCAGCCGCTTTGCTGCGGCCCCTGGAAACCGTGAAAGCCGTGCTCGCCCCAGTCGTCGTCGTCGTCGCCGTGGTGGTGCCGGCCGTGGCCGCCGTCGGCTAAGGCCGGGGTCGCCGCCAGCGCCAGCGCCAGCACAAGGCCGCAGAAGTGAGTCGTCCGCATTGCCGCTGCTCCTCTCCGAGATCCGGCGCACCCCGTCAGCGCCCGGGCAGCCCCTGCCCGGCGCGGCGCCGCCAGGCGATCCGCGCCGAGCCAGCACGGCGGCGAATCTGGGCGAAAATGGGGCGGCGCCGGCAGGGGTGACCGCAATTTCATCTGCCGCCGGACGCGCCGCCACGACCGGCTTGCGACGGCGCCCGGCCGGTGCGAGCATCGGCACCCGGCGATCCGATGCGGGAGGGCGGGCCGTGGCGCCGGCACCATGTGCCGCATTGCGCCCCGCACCAGCCGGGCTACGCTGGCTTGTCCGCGACCTGCCGGGTTCGAGGCGTCCCATGCGGCTGCCCGCGCATCTTGCTTGCCCTTGTCGTCCTGCTGGCCGCCGCGATGCCCACACCCGCGCAGCCGGCGCCGGCACCGGTCGAGATCGCCGTTCTTCAGCGCGGAGGAACTCGGCCGGATGCCGGAGGCGGTCCGGCTGGCATCGCATCGTCGCGCCGACATTCACGGAGATGGATTCCAGCGAAGGCATGGCCGTGCTGTTCGAACGCTTCGGCCATGTGCTCGGCCAGCAGGCCGCCTTCGCCGGAAGCGACCCGGGGCGGCGACTGGTGCTCGATGCCATCGTGCAGCGCTTCGAGACCGTGGCTGCGCTGCCCGACGACAGCGCGGAGACCGTGCTCGCCCGCAGCTTCCGCACCGGGCTGCGGGGCGAGTCCCGGCGCTATGCCGGGATTCTCGCACCCTCGATCTTCGAGCCGCTCCCCGACGAGGTCGTCGCCGGCGCCCGCACCGGCACCGCGGCGGGCGGCGGCGTCTGGACGCCGGGGCAGCCGGAGGCGGTCGAGGTGCCCGGCACCGGCGAGATCCGCGCGCTCGCGAATTGCGGCTGCGCCAGCAGCGACGGGCGCCACGACATCTGCCGCGCCCACGGCTGCGGCACCCCGCCCGACTTCGGCGGCACCTGCTTCTGGGACTGCATGGACAGCCAGGGGCGACACCTGGTGGATACGCGGCAGCGACGGCCGGATCCTCCGCCAGCCTGAGCCGCGCAGGCCGCCGCCGCTGTCGTCAGCTCCCCCACGTCATCGCCGGACGCCACCCGCCGATCTCCCGCCGGGCGCGCATGGGCAGGGGAGACGCGGGTCGAGCCCGCGCTCGATGCTGTCGCGGAAGGGGCGGGCATACGGGCGCGCAGCAGTGCCCGGCGGCTCAGGAAAGCAGTGGAGTCTCACCGCAACCGGACCCGCTCCGGGCGTCCGCGCTGCGCGAACGCCGGGCCCTCGCGCACGCTCCTGGCCGGGCTGGCATCGTGGCTGCGCGCATGTCACCAATGGCGCCAGCCGCGATCGTGGGGGCCGCCGGCGTGCCAGATCAGCCATTCCCCACCTGGAGCCTGGCGATGAGGTTGGCAGCCGCCTGCCTGCTGCTTGCGGTCGCGGTGGCGGCCTGCAACACCGTGTCCGGCGGCGATGCGGGCAGCCGCAGGCCGCCGCCCCGGTTGCGCCGGCGCCGGTCGAGGCTCAGGCCCAGCTGCCGCCGCAGGGGCGGTGTGGCCGCCAGGGGGCTCACGAGGGTCCTGACCCTGGAGATCGCGCACGACTATTATGCAAGCGGGCTCTGTTCCGCTTGCCGGCTCGCGCGCCGTCGGCGGAGACCGCCCGGCTGCCTGAGCAGGCCGGCGCCGTGCTGCGCCTGCAAGGCGGCCTGCTGCTGGCGGCACCGTCCGCCGTCCTCGCCGACCGGCTCACGTTCGAGGTCAGCGCGTCGGACCCGTATCTCGCGGCGTTCACCGCGGCCGACCCCGTGCTTTCCCCCGCGATCGCCGATTTCACGGTCGCGACGCAGCCGTCGGGTCACTGGGCCACCATCGCGATCCAGGCGGATCCGGCGGGCCGCTTCCCGTCGCGGCGACGATCGGGCTTTCCAGCCGGCGGTGCGCTGGCGCTGGATCTTCGTTCCCGGCGGGCAGGCCGGGTCGATGGACGGCTGGACGGTGCGCCGCGACAGCGCCCCGGGCACGCCGGTCGATCAGGACCCGGCGGAGGCGATCCGGCTGGCGGACGGGCGCCAGGCCTGGCAGATCACCCTGCGCGACCCCCTGGCCCTGCGCGAACACCCGCCGGCGAGCCAGGCCTTCACCCTGGTCCCGCCGCCGGGCGCGTCGGCGGGCGGCCCGATCCGCCTGCCTTCACCCGCGCCGTCCGCGCTCCGCCAGACCGGCACGGGCGAGCCGATCGCCGAGATGTTCGTGTCCCTCTGAAACCGTCCGCCCGAGCCGCGCATGCGTGAGAATTGCGCCGGCATACAAGAACTTGTATAGTGGCGCATGAGCGATCTCAGGCCGGTGGTCTTTCGCGGCAATGCGCTCGATGACCTGCGTGCTTTCCCGGCCTCGGCGCGGCGCGATGCTGGGCACCAGATCGACCGGGTGCAGCGTGGCCGTGACCCGGACGACTGGAAGCCGATGCAGGCGATCGGGTTGGGCGTCCGGGAGATTCGGATTCGCGACGAGGCTGGTGCGTTCCGGGTGATCTTCGTCGCCAACTTCGCCGATGCCGTGCATGTGCTGCATTGCTTCCAGAAGAAGACACAGCGGACCGCGGCGAAGGACATCGATCTGGCGACGAAACGTTACCGGGACCTGGTGCGGGAGGTACGAGGATGAGCGAGGAACGGTTCGCGAGCGTCTGGGACGCGATCGAGGACACGCCGGCGGAGGCCGAGAATATGAAGCTGCGCTCAGCCCTGATGATTGCGCTCAGGGACCGGATCGGCCGTCAGGGATGGACCCAGGCCGAGGCTGCGAGCCGGTTCGCTGTGACCCAGCCCCGCATCTCCGACCTGATGCGCGGCAAGATCGACCTGTTCGCGCTCGACACGCTGGTCAACATGGCGGTTGCTGCGGGCCTGCACGTCGAAATGCGCATCGGCGAAGCGGGCTAGGCGCTTACCGAGGGTTGGCGCGGCAGTGTTCGGCTTGCGGAAGTTTGGAGACGATTTCGTGCAGTGTCACCGTAACCGGGCACAGAACCCGTGAGGCGCCCCAGATTATCCGCCGTATTTACCAAAGCGGCAGTCTGTCGCTGCGTCTACCGGGTCTGCCCGCGTCTGCGAGCATACAGGCATACCCCGACCACCTTGCGCATCTAGCCAATCAGAGGCACGATCATCTGTCCAAGAGGTCTCCAGATGGGGATCCTGGGTTGGGTGGGCGACAAACAAGGTTCTTCAGATCTGCGATGGATGGGAGTTCTAGGTAATGGCCAGCAAGATCTCCGATGCGAACGCGTTGGGGAAGAGAGATAGAAGTGAAGGTCAACGCTGAAAGAATAGATGAAAGAGGAACTCATATTGCGTCAACAGACGCGCTTAATATTGATAGTTTCACCAGAATTAAGCTGACGAGTCTAAATTTGGGCACAGACACACCAAGGGGTAGTGATATTACAGCCCCCGATACCCTGTAAATGCTTCTCTGAAGGTAGAGGACAATTTTGCCACAATAGGTAACAAGCACGTCGAAAAGCCATGTAGAATTCAACTGCTATAGAGTTGATCGACCATCCGCTGATCCTGCTATTGACTATCGATTTGATGTGTTCTCAATTATTGAATAAAGGCTGTAGCGGGGGCAGTTTGTCCGAGATCAAAATATTATTGGCGCCACGCCCGGCCGGCCGAGGCCGGCCGGGCTATGCTCCTGCGGGGCTTAGGATGAGTTCGCCAAAACCGTCCGAGTCCACGAGGAGCAAGACATGACCACGAAAGACAAGGTAGCACGCGCAAGCTGTCGTTGTTGGAGCTCCCAAGGAGCTGGAGAACGTCAGCCGGGCCTGCAAGGTGATGGGCTACTCGCGCCAGCAGTTCTACGAGATCCGGCGAACTTCCAGACCTACGGGGCGGAGGCCTGATTGACCGGCTGCCCGGCGCCAGAGGTCCGCACCCGAACCGGGTCGCGGCCGAGATCGAGGCGGAGATCCTCGACCATGCGCTCGCCCATCCCTGCCACGGCGCGCTCCGGGTCGAGCAGGAGCTGGCTCAAGGGCCTGCAGGTCTCCGCAGGCGGCGTGCGCGGGGTGTGGCAGCGCCATGCGTTCTTGACCAAGCACGAGCGCCTGTTGCGGCTGGAAAAGGCCACCGCCGAGCGCAAGCTCAGCCTCAGCGACGAGCAGGTGCGCCTGCTGGAGCGGTTCTCGCCGGAGTTCCGCGAGCGCCACATCGAAGCACCCCACACCGGCGCACTCGTCGCCGTCGACACCCTTCTTCGTCGGAACCCTGAAGGGTGTCGGGAAAAGTCTACCGCAGACCGCGATCGACTGCCACTCGCGCCATGCCTGGGCCAGGCTCTACCCCAGCAAGCTGCCGATCACCGCCGTCCAGCTGATGAACGGCGACGTCATCCCCAGCTTCGAGGACGCCGGTGCCGCGATCGATGTCGTGCTCTCCGACAACGGCCGCGAGGTTCTGTGGCCGGCCCGACCGCCACCCCTACGAGCTGTTCCTCCAGGGAAATGCGGGGACACACTACTCAACCACCAAATGCGTGCCGAGTTGGGTATAGCATCCCTGCAATTCCATCGCCGGGCTTGACCCGGCGATCTCCTGGCAGCTTCGCATCGGCCGCCGGAGATGCGCGGGTCAAGCCCGCGCATGACGCTTTCTGAGGATGCCGTCTTGCAGGCTTCGCGCCATTGCGGCCCCGAGCTACGCGAGGCCGTCACTAACAATCCAACGTGCTCGCCCGTTCCCAGCTCGACAGGTGCTTGCAGTACTCGTTCCATTCGGCCATGCGCAGCTTGGTGTAGGACTGGACGAAGCCGCGGCCGAGCCCGTCCTGCATCACCGGGCTCTTCTCGAACGCGCGCACGGCGTCGAGCAGGTTGAGCGGCAGCTTCTTGGCGCTGCGCGCCTTGTGGCCCTCGGCATACATGTCGATGTCGTAGCGCTTGCCGGGCTTGCGGTTGTTGGCGATGCCGTCCAGGCCGGCGACCAGGAAGGCGGCCTGCAGCAGATAGGGGTTGGCGGCGCCGTCGGCCAGCCGCATCTCGAACCGGCCCGGGTCGGGCACGCGGATCATGTGGGTGCGGTTGTTGCCGGTGTAGGTCACCGTGTTCGGCGACCAGGTGGCGCCGGAGGTGGTGCGCGGCGCGTTGATGCGCTTGTAGCTGTTGACGGTGGGGTTGGTGATCGCCGCCATCGATTCGGCGTTGTGGATCTGGCCGCCGAGGAACTTGTAGGCCAGCTCGCTGAGGCCGAGCGCGTCGTTGGTGTCGACGAACAGGTTCTTCCTGCCCTTGGCGTCCCACAGCGAGACGTGGACGTGGCAGCCGTTGCCGGTGAGGTTGGAGAACGGCTTCGGCATGAAGGTGGCGCGCAGCCCGTGCTGCTCGGCGACGGTCTTGACCATGTACTTGAAGAAGGCGTGGCGGTCGGCGGTGACCAGCGCCAGGTCGTATTCCCAGTTCATCTCGAACTGGCCGTTGGCGTCCTCGTGGTCGTTCTGGTAGGGGCCCCAGCCCAGCGCCTGCATGGCGTCGCAGATCGCGCTGACCACCTCGAACCGGCGCATCAGCGCGGTCTGGTCGTAGCAGGGCTTGGCCTGGGTGTCGCGCGCATCGGAGATCGCCTCGCCGTCGGGCGAGATCAGGAAATACTCGGCCTCGACGCCGGATTTCATCACATAGCCCGCGGCGGCCGCCCTGGCGATCGCGTTCTTCAGCAGCACGCGCGGCGCCTGCGCCACCGGCTTGCCGTCCATCACCAGGTCGGAGGCGACCCAGCCGACCTCCGGCTTCCACGGCAGCTGGATCAGGCTGTCCGGGTCCGGCACCGCGAACATGTCGGGATAGGCCGGCGTCATGTCCAGGTTGGTGGCGAAGCCGGCGAAGGCCGCGCCGGTCTTCTGCATGTCGGCGATCGCCGCGGCCGGCACCAGCTTGGCGCGCTGCACGCCGAACAGGTCGGTGAAGTTGACCAGGAAAAAGCGGATGCCCTTGTCCTTCGCGGCCTTGGCCAGGTCCGTCGCCATTGTTGCCTCCCCAGGATGCGGTGCCGGCGCGCGGCCGGCCGGGCGCCGGACGGCGCCCATGGAATTGCTGCGGTTCGGTGACCATTCTGTCGGTTGCGCCGGCCTGTTACAACGGCTTCGGCGCGCGGCGCCGCGCCGCGCCCGCTTTTCCCGGCATCGGTTCGGAGACCGGTTCATGCATCTCGTCTGTTTCGGCCTCGGCTATGTCGGCGCGCACCTCGCCCGCGCGCTGGTCGCCGACGGCTGGCAGGTGACCGGCACGGTGCGCGACCCGGCGCGGGCGGCGGCGCTGTCCGGCCCGGGGCTGGCGATGCTGGCCTATGACGGCGCGACGGTGGGCGAGGCGCTGGCCGCCCGGCTCGCCGCCGCCACCCACCTGCTCGGCTCGATCCCGCCGGACGAGGCGGCCGGGGGCGAAGACACCGGCGGCGACCCGGCGCTGCGCGCGCTGGCGGCCGCCGGCACGCCGCCGCGGCTGGCCTGGGCCGGCTATCTGTCGACCACCGGCGTCTATGGCGACACCGGCGGCGCCTGGGTCGACGAGGACAGCCCGGCCGCGCCGGCCGACGCCAAGGCGGCGGCGCGGCTGGCGGCGGAGGCGGCGTGGCGGCGCTGGCAGGCGCACAGCGGCATCGCGCTCGACATCCTGCGGCTGGCCGGCATCTACGGCCCCGGCCGCTCGGCGCTGGACGCGGTGCGCGAAGGCCGCGCCCGGCGCATCGTCAAGCCGGGCCAGGTGTTCTCGCGCATCCATGTCGACGACATCGTCGCCGCCGTCCGCGCCTGCATCGCCCGGCCGGACGGCCTGCGCGTGTTCAACGTCTGCGACGACGAGCCGGCGCCGCCGCAGGACGTCACCGCCTTCGCCTGCGCGCTGGCCGGCGTGGCGCCGCCGGCGGAGGAGCCGTTCGAGACCGCCGCGCTCGGCCCCGCCGCGCGCCGCTTCTACGCCGCCAACCGCCGGGTCTCCAGCGCGCGGATCAAGGCCGCGCTGGGGCTGGCCTGGCGCCATCCCACCTACCGGTCCGGGCTGCAGGCGCTGGCCCTGGCCGACCACGCCAACCGATAGGAGGCGGCCCATGCGAATCTGCGCCATCGGCGACAGCATCATGAACGGCACCGGCGACGCCGAGGCGCTGGGCTGGATCGGCCGCGCCGTCCGCCCGGCCAAGCGCGCCGACCGCGAGGTCACGCTCTACAACCTCGGCATCCGCCGCGACACCTCGGCCGATATCCGCCGGCGCTGGCGGGCGGAGGTCGATGCCCGGCTGTTCGCCGGCGCGGAGACGGCGCTGGTGTTCGCGTTCGGCGTCAACGACAGCAACACCGAGCCGGAAACCGGCGGGCCGCGGCTCGACCTCGCCGCCACCGAGGACAACGCCGCCGCGATTCTGATCGAGGCCGCGGCGATCGGCCGGGTGCTGCTGGTCGGGCCGACGCCGATCGCCGACGACGCGGTCAACATGCGCATCGCCGCGGTCGACCGCGCGCTGGCGGTGGTCGCCGACGAGGCTGGCGTGCCCTATCTGTCGGTCTATCCGCTGCTGCGCGAATCCCGCGCCTATA
This window of the Alphaproteobacteria bacterium genome carries:
- a CDS encoding SDR family oxidoreductase, whose translation is MHLVCFGLGYVGAHLARALVADGWQVTGTVRDPARAAALSGPGLAMLAYDGATVGEALAARLAAATHLLGSIPPDEAAGGEDTGGDPALRALAAAGTPPRLAWAGYLSTTGVYGDTGGAWVDEDSPAAPADAKAAARLAAEAAWRRWQAHSGIALDILRLAGIYGPGRSALDAVREGRARRIVKPGQVFSRIHVDDIVAAVRACIARPDGLRVFNVCDDEPAPPQDVTAFACALAGVAPPAEEPFETAALGPAARRFYAANRRVSSARIKAALGLAWRHPTYRSGLQALALADHANR
- the glnT gene encoding type III glutamate--ammonia ligase, which gives rise to MATDLAKAAKDKGIRFFLVNFTDLFGVQRAKLVPAAAIADMQKTGAAFAGFATNLDMTPAYPDMFAVPDPDSLIQLPWKPEVGWVASDLVMDGKPVAQAPRVLLKNAIARAAAAGYVMKSGVEAEYFLISPDGEAISDARDTQAKPCYDQTALMRRFEVVSAICDAMQALGWGPYQNDHEDANGQFEMNWEYDLALVTADRHAFFKYMVKTVAEQHGLRATFMPKPFSNLTGNGCHVHVSLWDAKGRKNLFVDTNDALGLSELAYKFLGGQIHNAESMAAITNPTVNSYKRINAPRTTSGATWSPNTVTYTGNNRTHMIRVPDPGRFEMRLADGAANPYLLQAAFLVAGLDGIANNRKPGKRYDIDMYAEGHKARSAKKLPLNLLDAVRAFEKSPVMQDGLGRGFVQSYTKLRMAEWNEYCKHLSSWERASTLDC